One Camelina sativa cultivar DH55 chromosome 3, Cs, whole genome shotgun sequence genomic window carries:
- the LOC104779110 gene encoding uncharacterized protein LOC104779110, whose translation MPKPDDSIMNTGVNRLIADERIYKPHKQQELYDKLLPVLTDEKRRVYEEIIHSVNHEKGDIFVVHGFCGIGKTFMWTILSANIRSLRDIMKCDQTFGGKVVVLGGDFRQILHVITEGGRVATVLASINSSVLWNSCKVIKLTENLRLHKARNSMDAGALATFSKWLLDIGDGKINESNSGDVEIEIPDDLFTNTSGNPIEAIVKKIYGEHFARRTDPNFFSERAILSPRNDDVDKINQFMLTKLPGEERRYCSSDSIETSDTSGHDNMIYTQEVLNSIQVSGL comes from the exons ATGCCTAAACCAGACGATAGTATAATGAACACAGGTgtaaataggcttatcgcaGATGAAAGAATTtataagcctcataaacaacaaGAATTGTACGATAAGTTGTTACCAGTGCTAACTGATGAGAAGagacgtgtttatgaagaaatcattcactctgtgAATCACGAAAAAGGTGATATTTTTGTTGTCCATGGTTTTTGTGGTATTGGGAAAACTTTCATGTGGACTATTCTTAGTGCTAATAtaag gagtttgcgagatatcATGAAGTGTGACCAGACTTTTGGAGGTAAAGTTGTTGTGTTAGGAGGTGATTTTAGACAGATACTACATGTTATTACCGAAGGAGGAAGAGTAGcgacagttttagcatctatcaactcatctgttctttggaatagttgtaaaGTTATTAAACTTACCGAAAATTTGAGACTTCACAAGGCACGTAATAGTATGGACGCGGGTGCTCTCGCTACTTTTTCAAAGTGGCTTCTTGATATCGGGGATGGCAAAATCAATGAGTCAAATAGTGGGGATGTGGAGATAGAAATTCCGGATGATTTATTTACTAATACAAGTGGAAATCCTATTGAAgcaatagttaaaaaaatttacggAGAACATTTTGCAAGGAGGACTGATCCAAATTTCTTTAGTGAAAGAGCTATTCTAAGTCCAAGAAATGACgatgttgataagataaatcagTTTATGCTTACTAAGCTCCCAG GTGAAGAGAGACGATATTGTAgctctgatagtattgaaacgtcTGATACAAGCGGACATGAtaatatgatctacactcaggaaGTCTTAAACAGTATACAAGTTTCTGGATTGTGA